DNA from Mercenaria mercenaria strain notata unplaced genomic scaffold, MADL_Memer_1 contig_3342, whole genome shotgun sequence:
TACCGTGAAAGGCAAGATACTTATGCAGTTGCTATGGAAACGAAATTTTGAGTGGGACGAATTGCTGCCAGATGACAACATCAGAGAGTGGTGCAAGATAAGAGGGGACATAGCGAAAGCAACCGAAACGAAGTTTTGCAGACGATACTTCCCCAATGCCTCTCCCACAGATGTTGAACTTCATGTCTTTAGCGACGCAAGTACAAAAGCATACGGCGCATGTGCATATCTTGTTTCCGGTAACCAGAGCACACTCATTATGGCAAAGAATAGAGTAACCCCGGTAAAGCAGCTTACAATACCGAAACTTGAACTATGTGCAGCACTTATAGGATCTAGACTTGCTCAGCATATTACATCGACCATTGACTGTACAAAAGTATATCTATGGAGCGACAGCCAGATTGTGTTGAAATGAATATCTTCCTCAAAATCACAACCAGTGTTTATATCCAATCGTGTCAGAGAAATACGGGAGTTAACAGATGGTTTTCAGTGGCAGTATTGCCCAACAGATTCAAACCCTGCAGACTTTCTGTCGAGAGGAGTTACTTACGATAATTTTCGCGACAACAGATTGTGGATGAATGGTCCTATCTGGTTGAAAGATGATACGTCATTTCCACAGGGTGATTGCAAACTCATTGTATATGATAGTtgtgaaaatgaaagtgaaagcagTAACAGTGAAGCAGCAGTACTAACATCCACACAGAGTAAACTACCCAATCCAAGTGTTCTAGAGATTATAGACATTCAGAGATTTAGCTCGTATCGGAAACTGTTACGTGTTACAGCATACGTTATCCGGTTTGTTAACAACTGCCGAAATGTGAAGAAGTCACGCGGACCTCTAGAATCGCACGAGATCAACACAACAGCCAGACAGTTAATAAAGCACGTACAGGATATTCATTTCCACGATGTGAAACAGTACCTTTCCCAGAAAGAAAAACGGTGTACCACCATACCAAATCTAGTGAGACAGCTCGATCTATTTCTGGATGAAGACAATTTGATTCGTTGTGGCGGTAGAATTTCCAATGCTCCACTATTAGACAGCACAAAATTCCCGTACCTACTTCCATCAAGAAATAACTTTACAGATCTGATTGTAATGGACGCACACATTACACAGTTACATTCGGCACAGAGAGCACGGTCACCTTCATTCGTCAAAAGTTTTGGATTCCAAGCATTCGTCAACATGTTCGGAAAATTATTCGCTCGTGTGTCACGTGCCGCAAGGTTACAAGTAGACCATACCGGGTACCAGATCCCCCACCGTTACCTAACGACAGAGTGAAACATGCGCCACCTTTTACAGTCACAGGAATAGACTTCACCGGAGCGTTAACTGTGAAGGTATCAGACGGAAATCTACAAAAGGCTTACATTTGTCTGTTCACGTGTGCCAATACACGGGCTATTCATTTAGAAATTGTACCAAACATGACAGTAGACTCTTTTATTTTGGCTCTACGACGTTTCTTTAGCAGGAGAGCAATACCAAAAATCATTATGTCGGACAATGCCCTGACGTACATATCCACTGCCAAACTACTGAAGACAGAGATCCTTGGGACATACGGTATTACATGGAAGTTTATCCCACAACATGCCCCATGGTACGGAGGCTAGTGGGAGAGGCTCATTGGCGTTACTAAGACATCCATTAAGAAAGTACTCGGGAAATCACTGGTGAGTTTGGAAGTTCTGCAAACTATTGTTACAGAAGTAGAATGTATCGTCAATGACCGCCCACTCACGCACATTTCTACAGACCCCACTGATGAGGAACCTCTTACCCCTTCCCATCTGCTGTATGGGCGCAGAATTACCTCCCCTGTTTACCCAGACGATCGAGAAGCcacagcagacgacatttcccACAATTCTGCAGACAAACTTTACAGGTTTAAGTCTGCAACGATTGAACACTTTTGGTCGAGATGGAAGCATGAATATCTCACATCTTTGCGACAGTTTCATAAGATGTCTGGCAATCATGGCGATACTCTTACGGTTGGAGACGTAGTGCAAATACATGACAATAACCTTCCGAGAAATCGCTGGTCCCTTGGCGTCATAGAGGACGTTGTCACTGGTAGAGATGGTCTTATCCGAGCAGCCCGTATCAGATCCAGACGAGGTGTTACCATGCGACCCATTGCCAAGCTGTATCCACTCGAGTTGAAATAACTTTATACACGTGATTCGTTTCACGTGCCATGACATGTGATTATATGGACACTTAAATTACTCAGCGATGTACATATACTACTTATTCAATGACATTTCCAGTGATTGCAGTGAAATAATGTTAGTAACTTCATTTATTCAAACGGATGTAATTATCTAGCAAAACTGtgatttattacaaaattgaCTACTAAATTTAATCGTACTagactttcaaattttatatgaTACACTATTATTATTGAGACTGCTTTAAAGTAGATTTACTATGTAATTACTTTATTCATGTATTTAGTCTGAATTTAAGCTTTGCGGGCCCCGAGTGTCACGTTAAGTAACCTGTATATTTAATGACCCGCCATTCTTGGCGTCACATTTAAGTAACGCGatcttttgttgttttgttatgacGTCCTGTACGTCACTTGTTGTTCTTCCGGTCTATGAAGTTAACAGTCAACGTAAAACGGACAAcacttttgtcttcatttaatGTCTCCACGACATcccaagtggttaattaaatcatgttatcaaaaactaagagatattttcatacaaacatgGTATGCGGAAATAGAAAGAAcatcaaatacaaatatgtataagctctataaaactgtatataaacgAAGCACGTATATCAATACTTTACctacatatttatgtaaaagaatgATGTCATTTTTAACAAGAAACCATCGTTTACCAATAGAAGTTGGAAGATGGAGAGGAACAACTTCAaacgaaagaaaatgtttattctgTAATAATATTGGTGATGAATTCCATTATGTATTAGTATGTTC
Protein-coding regions in this window:
- the LOC128552977 gene encoding uncharacterized protein LOC128552977, which gives rise to MTVDSFILALRRFFSRRAIPKIIMSDNALTYISTAKLLKTEILGTYEVECIVNDRPLTHISTDPTDEEPLTPSHLLYGRRITSPVYPDDREATADDISHNSADKLYRFKSATIEHFWSRWKHEYLTSLRQFHKMSGNHGDTLTVGDVVQIHDNNLPRNRWSLGVIEDVVTGRDGLIRAARIRSRRGVTMRPIAKLYPLELK